A region of Brassica oleracea var. oleracea cultivar TO1000 unplaced genomic scaffold, BOL UnpScaffold01029, whole genome shotgun sequence DNA encodes the following proteins:
- the LOC106320709 gene encoding pollen receptor-like kinase 3 isoform X2 encodes MTAVLYLCLLCFSFTPSLQHVSESEPLMRFKTSVNITKGDLNSWRTGTDPCNGKWFGIYCQRGQTVSGIHVTKLGLSGIIHVEDLKDLPNLRTIRLDNNLLSGPLPPFFKLHGLRSLLLSNNSFSGEIADDFFKDGPQLKRIFLDQNDFTGKIPTSLMQLTGLEELHLQGNQFSGEIPLLTDGNKNLKLIDLSNNNLEGEIPKSIAERNIVKMNFQGNQKLCGQPLNVMCDDKPPALGKNPNEVTGKAVFMVILFLLIFLILVAIITRWKKKKRQPEFRMLSKDHLSDTESVEVRMPDSVKKPVEASKKRSNADGSSKKGSTHHGKGGGGGGMGDIIMVNSEKCSFGLPDLMKAAAEVLGNGSLGSAYKAVMANGLSVVVKRIRDMNKLSRDAFHVELQRFGKLRHPNVLTPLAYHYRREEKLVVSEYMPKSSLLYVLHGDRGTFHSELTWSTRLKIIQGVALGMQFLHEEFASYELPHGNLKSSNVLLSETYEPLVSDYAFLPLLQPDNASQALFAFKSPEFAQNQQVSPKSDVYCLGVILLEIMTGKFPSQYLNNGKGGTDIIEWVQSSVAQHKEEELIDPEISSNTDSLQQMVELLRIGAVCIASNPDDRENMKEIVTRIERITI; translated from the exons ATGACTGCTGTTCTATATCTTTGCCTCCTCTGTTTCTCCTTCACCCCGTCTCTGCAACACGTCAGCGAGTCTGAGCCGCTCATGCGGTTCAAAACCTCGGTGAATATAACCAAAGGGGACCTGAATTCATGGAGAACTGGAACCGATCCTTGCAATGGCAAATGGTTTGGGATCTACTGCCAAAGGGGTCAAACAGTCTCCGGTATTCACGTTACCAAGCTCGGTCTCTCTGGGATCATCCATGTCGAGGATCTAAAGGATCTCCCAAACCTAAGGACAATCAGGCTTGACAATAATCTTCTTTCGGGCCCACTCCCTCCTTTCTTCAAGCTCCATGGCCTGAGATCGCTCTTGCTGTCAAACAATAGCTTTTCTGGAGAGATCGCTGATGATTTCTTCAAGGAT GGGCCTCAACTTAAGCGCATATTTTTAGATCAGAACGATTTCACTGGGAAAATTCCCACATCCTTGATGCAACTCACGGGCCTCGAGGAGCTTCACTTGCAAGGCAACCAGTTCTCTGGTGAGATACCTTTGCTTACAGATGGTAACAAGAATCTTAAATTAATCGACCTCTCCAACAATAACCTGGAGGGAGAGATCCCAAAGAGCATAGCAGAAAGAAATATTGTGAAGATGAACTTTCAAGGCAACCAGAAGCTTTGTGGACAGCCGCTGAATGTCATGTGCGATGATAAACCACCAGCGTTAGGAAAAAACCCTAACGAAGTCACCGGGAAAGCCGTCTTTATGgtcattctttttcttttgatattcTTGATCCTGGTGGCAATTATAAcaagatggaagaagaagaagaggcagcCCGAGTTCAGGATGCTCAGCAAGGACCACCTAAGTGACACTGAAAGCGTGGAAGTACGCATGCCAGACTCCGTAAAGAAGCCTGTTGAGGCGAGCAAGAAGCGAAGTAACGCGGACGGATCCTCTAAAAAAGGTTCAACGCATCATGGGAAaggtggaggaggaggcggCATGGGAGACATTATAATGGTAAACAGCGAGAAATGCTCATTTGGTTTACCCGATCTCATGAAGGCTGCGGCCGAGGTGCTAGGCAACGGTAGCCTAGGGTCGGCCTATAAGGCCGTCATGGCCAACGGATTATCCGTGGTTGTAAAGCGGATCAGGGATATGAACAAGCTGTCACGTGATGCGTTCCATGTTGAGCTACAACGTTTTGGGAAACTACGACATCCTAACGTTCTTACCCCTTTAGCTTATCATTACCGTCGTGAAGAAAAGCTTGTAGTCTCGGAATACATGCCGAAAAGCAGTCTACTCTACGTTTTGCACG GAGATCGAGGGACTTTTCATTCCGAGCTAACTTGGTCAACAAGGTTGAAGATTATTCAAGGAGTCGCACTAGGGATGCAATTTTTGCATGAAGAGTTTGCGTCCTACGAACTTCCCCATGGAAATCTAAAGTCCAGTAACGTTCTATTAAGTGAAACCTATGAGCCACTGGTCAGTGATTACGCATTCCTCCCACTTCTTCAGCCTGACAACGCCTCGCAGGCGTTATTCGCTTTTAAATCCCCGGAATTCGCTCAAAACCAGCAGGTTTCACCAAAATCTGATGTATATTGCCTCGGAGTAATCCTTTTAGAGATCATGACGGGAAAGTTCCCTTCGCAGTACCTAAACAACGGCAAAGGTGGCACAGATATCATTGAATGGGTGCAATCTTCGGTGGCGCAGCATAAAGAAGAAGAGCTTATTGATCCAGAGATATCGAGTAATACTGATTCGTTGCAACAAATGGTAGAATTGCTGCGGATAGGCGCTGTGTGTATTGCAAGTAATCCAGATGACAGGGAAAACATGAAAGAAATTGTTACAAGGATAGAACGAATAACGATTTGA
- the LOC106320709 gene encoding pollen receptor-like kinase 3 isoform X1 produces the protein MTAVLYLCLLCFSFTPSLQHVSESEPLMRFKTSVNITKGDLNSWRTGTDPCNGKWFGIYCQRGQTVSGIHVTKLGLSGIIHVEDLKDLPNLRTIRLDNNLLSGPLPPFFKLHGLRSLLLSNNSFSGEIADDFFKDMLQLKRIFLDQNDFTGKIPTSLMQLTGLEELHLQGNQFSGEIPLLTDGNKNLKLIDLSNNNLEGEIPKSIAERNIVKMNFQGNQKLCGQPLNVMCDDKPPALGKNPNEVTGKAVFMVILFLLIFLILVAIITRWKKKKRQPEFRMLSKDHLSDTESVEVRMPDSVKKPVEASKKRSNADGSSKKGSTHHGKGGGGGGMGDIIMVNSEKCSFGLPDLMKAAAEVLGNGSLGSAYKAVMANGLSVVVKRIRDMNKLSRDAFHVELQRFGKLRHPNVLTPLAYHYRREEKLVVSEYMPKSSLLYVLHGDRGTFHSELTWSTRLKIIQGVALGMQFLHEEFASYELPHGNLKSSNVLLSETYEPLVSDYAFLPLLQPDNASQALFAFKSPEFAQNQQVSPKSDVYCLGVILLEIMTGKFPSQYLNNGKGGTDIIEWVQSSVAQHKEEELIDPEISSNTDSLQQMVELLRIGAVCIASNPDDRENMKEIVTRIERITI, from the exons ATGACTGCTGTTCTATATCTTTGCCTCCTCTGTTTCTCCTTCACCCCGTCTCTGCAACACGTCAGCGAGTCTGAGCCGCTCATGCGGTTCAAAACCTCGGTGAATATAACCAAAGGGGACCTGAATTCATGGAGAACTGGAACCGATCCTTGCAATGGCAAATGGTTTGGGATCTACTGCCAAAGGGGTCAAACAGTCTCCGGTATTCACGTTACCAAGCTCGGTCTCTCTGGGATCATCCATGTCGAGGATCTAAAGGATCTCCCAAACCTAAGGACAATCAGGCTTGACAATAATCTTCTTTCGGGCCCACTCCCTCCTTTCTTCAAGCTCCATGGCCTGAGATCGCTCTTGCTGTCAAACAATAGCTTTTCTGGAGAGATCGCTGATGATTTCTTCAAGGATATGCTACAACTTAAGCGCATATTTTTAGATCAGAACGATTTCACTGGGAAAATTCCCAC ATCCTTGATGCAACTCACGGGCCTCGAGGAGCTTCACTTGCAAGGCAACCAGTTCTCTGGTGAGATACCTTTGCTTACAGATGGTAACAAGAATCTTAAATTAATCGACCTCTCCAACAATAACCTGGAGGGAGAGATCCCAAAGAGCATAGCAGAAAGAAATATTGTGAAGATGAACTTTCAAGGCAACCAGAAGCTTTGTGGACAGCCGCTGAATGTCATGTGCGATGATAAACCACCAGCGTTAGGAAAAAACCCTAACGAAGTCACCGGGAAAGCCGTCTTTATGgtcattctttttcttttgatattcTTGATCCTGGTGGCAATTATAAcaagatggaagaagaagaagaggcagcCCGAGTTCAGGATGCTCAGCAAGGACCACCTAAGTGACACTGAAAGCGTGGAAGTACGCATGCCAGACTCCGTAAAGAAGCCTGTTGAGGCGAGCAAGAAGCGAAGTAACGCGGACGGATCCTCTAAAAAAGGTTCAACGCATCATGGGAAaggtggaggaggaggcggCATGGGAGACATTATAATGGTAAACAGCGAGAAATGCTCATTTGGTTTACCCGATCTCATGAAGGCTGCGGCCGAGGTGCTAGGCAACGGTAGCCTAGGGTCGGCCTATAAGGCCGTCATGGCCAACGGATTATCCGTGGTTGTAAAGCGGATCAGGGATATGAACAAGCTGTCACGTGATGCGTTCCATGTTGAGCTACAACGTTTTGGGAAACTACGACATCCTAACGTTCTTACCCCTTTAGCTTATCATTACCGTCGTGAAGAAAAGCTTGTAGTCTCGGAATACATGCCGAAAAGCAGTCTACTCTACGTTTTGCACG GAGATCGAGGGACTTTTCATTCCGAGCTAACTTGGTCAACAAGGTTGAAGATTATTCAAGGAGTCGCACTAGGGATGCAATTTTTGCATGAAGAGTTTGCGTCCTACGAACTTCCCCATGGAAATCTAAAGTCCAGTAACGTTCTATTAAGTGAAACCTATGAGCCACTGGTCAGTGATTACGCATTCCTCCCACTTCTTCAGCCTGACAACGCCTCGCAGGCGTTATTCGCTTTTAAATCCCCGGAATTCGCTCAAAACCAGCAGGTTTCACCAAAATCTGATGTATATTGCCTCGGAGTAATCCTTTTAGAGATCATGACGGGAAAGTTCCCTTCGCAGTACCTAAACAACGGCAAAGGTGGCACAGATATCATTGAATGGGTGCAATCTTCGGTGGCGCAGCATAAAGAAGAAGAGCTTATTGATCCAGAGATATCGAGTAATACTGATTCGTTGCAACAAATGGTAGAATTGCTGCGGATAGGCGCTGTGTGTATTGCAAGTAATCCAGATGACAGGGAAAACATGAAAGAAATTGTTACAAGGATAGAACGAATAACGATTTGA